In a single window of the Bradyrhizobium erythrophlei genome:
- a CDS encoding CC0125/CC1285 family lipoprotein translates to MHILGIVALAVTLGGCATKYQEMGFTGGVAAQQITADTWRIQSRGNAYTGASTVQDYVLLKAAETTQAAGGTHFQIISAADASRASTLVTPGSSTTTFVGNQAFTNTTPGSVDTVIKPGQDVYIRVLKLPPGAAAQGVYSAAEIIQFTGPRVQRPS, encoded by the coding sequence ATGCATATTCTGGGAATCGTGGCGCTGGCCGTCACGCTGGGTGGCTGCGCTACTAAATATCAAGAAATGGGCTTCACAGGCGGTGTTGCGGCACAGCAGATCACGGCCGACACATGGCGCATCCAATCGCGGGGAAACGCTTATACAGGCGCATCGACCGTCCAGGATTACGTTCTGCTGAAAGCTGCTGAGACGACTCAGGCCGCGGGCGGCACGCACTTTCAGATTATTAGCGCGGCCGATGCAAGCCGCGCATCAACTTTGGTCACGCCCGGAAGCAGCACGACCACATTCGTGGGGAACCAAGCCTTTACGAACACGACGCCAGGGAGCGTCGACACGGTGATCAAACCGGGTCAAGACGTGTACATTCGCGTCCTTAAATTGCCACCTGGTGCAGCCGCGCAAGGCGTCTATTCTGCTGCGGAGATCATTCAGTTTACTGGGCCTCGCGTTCAACGACCGAGCTGA